One Trichoderma atroviride chromosome 7, complete sequence DNA segment encodes these proteins:
- a CDS encoding uncharacterized protein (EggNog:ENOG41), translating into MPRLGGSIFPSTYKDNEAGRPQPQTQTTTHEEVQITLPQHKPAGREGQFSSPPPSADLVPHRGEHRVEEEIRITREEERHRRPGSRHSERFVKEEFKSIPPPRDYTETQVKVDTSRRHSNPIDAAEREYRERFRPQPQPQSSTSLELVQVRKPRHSHHHHHHSEKSKGTDFTVEERTTVSRPNFREEIKITEEIRESSPEQSAKMGYYDDEGSYHSVRQGVAKAVDKLLPHHHHHHHHHHNNNKNNNTTTVTEQIDIVDVHHDANTSHRPAAPAAEQQPNTVSIPCHHIRLGDFLMLQGRPCQVIRISTSSATGQYRYLGVDLFTKQLHEESSFIANPAPSVVVQTMLGPVFKQYRVLDMADGYVTAMTETGDVKQGLTVIDQSNLWSRLQQAFESGRGSVRVLVLNDGGRELAVEMRVIHGSRL; encoded by the exons ATGCCCAGACTTGGTGGCAG CATCTTCCCGTCCACTTACAAGGACAACGAAGCAGGCCGCCCTCAACCTCAAACCCAAACCACAACCCACGAGGAGGTTCAAATCACCCTCCCTCAACACAAGCCAGCCGGACGGGAGGGtcaattctcttctccccccccaAGTGCCGATCTAGTTCCTCACCGTGGTGAACACCGCGTCGAAGAAGAGATCCGTATTACGCGCGAGGAAGAACGCCACCGCCGTCCCGGTTCACGCCACTCTGAACGCTTCGTAAAGGAAGAGTTCAA ATCTATTCCACCTCCTCGCGACTACACTGAGACTCAGGTCAAGGTTGACACTTCTCGCCGCCACTCAAACCCCATTGACGCTGCCGAGCGTGAATACCGAGAACGTTTCCgtcctcaacctcaaccCCAAAGCTCTACCAGTCTTGAACTAGTTCAAGTCCGCAAGCCTCGACactctcaccaccaccaccaccactccgAGAAATCTAAGGGTACCGACTTCACCGTTGAAGAACGTACCACTGTTTCTCGTCCCAACTTCCGTGAGGAAATCAAGATCACTGAGGAAATTCGCGAGTCTTCTCCTGAACAATCAGCCAAGATGGGTTACTACGATGATGAGG GCTCCTACCACTCTGTCCGCCAAGGCGTGGCCAAGGCCGTAGACAAGCTCCTcccccatcaccatcatcaccaccaccaccatcacaaCAATAACAAAAATAATAACACCACTACTGTCACAGAGCAAATTGATATTGTTGATGTCCACCACGATGCTAATACGTCTCACCGTCCAGCCGCCCCTGCcgccgagcagcagcctaaCACTGTCTCCATCCCCTGCCACCACATCCGCCTGGGTGACTTCTTGATGCTGCAGGGCCGTCCTTGCCAGGTCATCCGCATCTCGACCTCGTCTGCCACTGGCCAGTACCGCTACCTCGGTGTTGACCTCTTCACCAAGCAGCTGCACGAGGAGTCTTCCTTCATTGCCAACCCTGCTCCCAGCGTTGTTGTCCAGACCATGCTCGGCCCCGTCTTCAAGCAGTACCGTGTCCTCGACATGGCTGACGGCTACGTCACCGCCATGACCGAGACTGGTGATGTCAAGCAGGGCCTGACCGTCATTGACCAGTCCAACCTGTGgtctcgtctccagcagGCTTTCGAGTCTGGCCGCGGCAGCGTCCGTGTCCTCGTTCTCAACGATGGCGGCCGTGAGCTCGCTGTTGAGATGAGAGTCATCCACGGCTCCCGCTTGTAA
- a CDS encoding uncharacterized protein (MEROPS:MER0000727), producing the protein MGGQPSKLITAAESEKLILERLRSFKLEEREGDRVETSSDAEKTEEHHGQQLVREPEGLPVASLEVWIDSVVKDPKNRLAHAALSSSDPKQTLTSRATKIANQHVFNVQIPFEGDPITNQRSSGRCWLFASTNVFRVALMKRHNLASFELSQAYLFYWDKLEKANWFLEQVVETAKDDIESRVVQRLLGDLVSDGGQWDMVYNLVEKYGLVPQALYPDSWNAMNSSTLNSIVKTKLREFALKLREAANGDSVSASVISGLKIHMMKEIALIMTLLLGQPPKPTEEFSWQFVDKDGKAQQVKTTPRAFAKDIYSSEFRVTSDAIQSMVSLVHDPRHEPLRKLTVSRLGNIVGGRDITYVNVEMDTLKSTCVKLLKAGVPVFFGCDVGKFSDRTAGIMDLELFDYEAGINTSLLGMSKAQRLMTGESAMTHAMVLTAVHLDEKSGKPVRWRVQNSWGTAVGEKGWFVMSDAWMDEFVYQAVVDPRYLGKEVRDVLKQEPIVLPLWDPMGSLA; encoded by the exons ATGGGTGGCCAGCCGTCTAAGCTCATCACTGCAGCGGAGAGTGAGAAGCTCATACTGGAGCGCCTTCGAAGCTTTAAACTAGAAGAACGAGAAGGGGATCGTGTCGAGACCAGTAGCGATGCTGAGAAGACAGAGGAGCATCATGGACAGCAACTCGTCCGAGAGCCTGAAGGCCTGCCGGTGGCGTCGCTCGAGGTGTGGATCGATTCTGTGGTGAAGGATCCCAAGAATAG GCTGGCACACGCTGCCTTGAGCTCGTCTGACCCAAAGCAAACCCTCACCTCACGCGCAACCAAGATTGCCAACCAGCACGTCTTCAACGTCCAGATCCCCTTTGAAGGCGATCCCATCACCAACCAGCGCTCCAgcggccgctgctggctcttCGCCTCGACAAACGTCTTCCGCGTCGCGCTCATGAAGCGCCACAACCTGGCCTCGTTTGAGCTGTCCCAGGCCTACCTCTTCTACTGGGACAagctggaaaaggccaacTGGTTCCTCGAGCAGGTTGTCGAGACGGCAAAGGACGACATTGAGAGCCGCGTCGtgcagaggctgctgggcGATCTCGTCTCGGACGGGGGCCAGTGGGACATGGTGTACAACTTGGTTGAGAAGTACGGGCTTGTTCCGCAGGCGCTGTATCCGGATAGCTGGAATGCCATGAACTCGAGCACGCTGAACAGCATTGTCAAGACGAAGCTTCGTGAGTTTGCGCTGAAGCTGCGAGAAGCGGCCAATGGGGATTCCGTCTCTGCTTCGGTCATTAGCGGGCTCAAGATCCATATGATGAAGGAGATTGCGCTCATCATGACTCTCCTGCTTGGCCAGCCTCCCAAGCCGACCGAGGAGTTTTCATGGCAGTTCGTCGACAAGGACGGCAAAGCGCAGCAAGTCAAGACCACTCCAAGAGCCTTTGCCAAGGACATCTACAGCTCCGAATTCCGCGTCACGTCCGACGCCATCCAGAGCATGGTCTCGCTCGTCCACGACCCGCGCCACGAGCCGCTCCGTAAGCTCACAGTTTCCCGGCTGGGCAACATCGTCGGCGGCCGCGACATCACATACGTCAACGTCGAGATGGACACGCTCAAGTCGACGTgcgtcaagctgctcaaggcgGGCGtgcccgtcttcttcggctgCGACGTGGGCAAGTTCAGCGATCGCACGGCGGGCATCATGGACCTGGAGCTGTTTGACTACGAGGCGGGCATCAACACCAGCCTCTTGGGCATGAGCAAGGCGCAGAGGCTGATGACGGGCGAGAGCGCCATGACGCATGCAATGGTGCTGACGGCGGTGCATCTGGATGAAAAGTCCGGCAAGCCTGTGAGGTGGAGGGTGCAGAACAGCTGGGGCACGGCGGTTGGTGAGAAGGGGTGGTTTGTCATGAGCGATGCGTGGATGGATGAGTTTGTGTATCAGGCGGTGGTGGACCCGAGATATCTGGGCAAGGAGGTGAGGGATGTGTTGAAGCAGGAGCCGATTGTGCTTCCGCTGTGGGATCCGATGGGCTCGTTGGCTtag
- a CDS encoding uncharacterized protein (EggNog:ENOG41) yields the protein MTDRSYRYPAAGRSATFNNPARISLPSVGGYGALYANDPDYVASPTRYAAAAATPRGYTTAAAPAGAVVPPPRSYSTVNPEPRAPRPPPPREQSRNRRSNTVDASARPPIIVTTMQDHRPHTSSALTTDALAHAASPVRDAYRASEGRLYSQPASSIRSRSTARPYHTSTNSDDFGRSREQGEIVLASRDADAYRSSRPHVVYPSNSRHSNAAIDYGDEGYQYTNAGELVRYDLDHGVAPAPRHSRRHESFDRGYSRPNINYNADQRSFNVNTTMDPSRTSRPYDSRGGPPPSVRGFDKINRAYDIPPLAPAPPNSSSSGQLDMAAGSTDRRTVGRPRPVSLIQEPGSRPEDYYRGYEDDEYDPRRFYDESVAARGFGLRPAQTDDLQDHHDRYWDPRDDQGREGSARRDHSRRIEAPPKEGQRSHSDEERVSDREREDYYRGYKDNLRERLDGRRDGDSEDNDRSRARDKVAAGLGAGAAATAAVAGAIASSNKKEEKPEPSESRRRRGSDEAEERDRERDREREREREREREREREREREREQKQKRDEDKERPVAKADDAKADAKADAETKDRSKRDAEAKSNGDSAAIVSSDSDEGRTKSARRHRPSHSFNPYDTGDLRQIREQLADSEKDKAEPNGKGRSSPPAKEDRRSESPSREDNRGRDLVVVRSPEEKQVRVVSPPHEKKEDKPLKGILKQPSAKFPEEPNPIREGVAPHKEDKKLKEVPSGARWTKINRKIVNPEALDIGKERYEIRDDFVIVLRVLSKEEIQTYANATQVLRERRRNKDYTGEYEDSDRDRSDRDRDHHGREYDREYDEKEIDRDYGREYDREYEREYEDDRGRRGSHRHRRHRDDADGADVRERDQDHDRDRERRRRHRRDEEEEYDSRPRDVEHHHHHRAHREI from the exons ATGACTGACCGATCCTATCGTTATCCTGCGGCTGGCCGGTCCGCCACATTCAACAACCCGGCGCGCATCTCTCTGCCCTCGGTGGGTGGCTATGGAGCCTTATATGCCAACGATCCGGACTACGTCGCTTCGCCCACGAGAtacgctgctgccgccgccacccCCAGAGGCTACAcaacagctgcagctcccgcAGGCGCTGtcgtgccgccgccgcgatCATATTCCACCGTGAACCCAGAGCCGCGCGCCCCCAGGCCGCCGCCCCCTCGTGAACAGAGCCGCAACCGACGCTCGAATACCGTCGATGCGTCTGCCCGACCACCCATCATCGTCACGACGATGCAAGACCACCGTCCGCACACTTCTTCTGCCCTCACTACCGACGCTCTCGCCCACGCAGCAAGCCCCGTCCGAGATGCGTACCGGGCAAGCGAAGGGAGACTCTATTCGCAGCCAGCGTCGTCCATCAGATCCAGGAGCACCGCCCGCCCATACCATACCTCCACGAACAGTGACGACTTTGGCCGTTCTCGAGAGCAGGGCGAAATTGTGTTGGCCAGCCGTGATGCCGATGCCTACCGCAGCTCCCGACCTCATGTGGTGTATCCAAGCAACTCTCGGCACAGCAATGCCGCCATAGACTACGGGGACGAGGGATATCAGTACACAAACGCCGGTGAGCTGGTTCGATATGATTTGGACCACGGCGTCGCCCCTGCTCCCCGCCATTCACGCAGGCATGAAAGCTTCGACAGGGGATATTCTCGGCCCAATATCAACTACAACGCGGATCAGAGAAGCTTCAACGTCAACACGACAATGGATCCAAGCCGCACAAGCCGACCATATGACAGCCGAGGTGGCCCTCCACCCTCAGTCCGTGGATTTGACAAGATCAACCGAGCATATGACATTCCGCCacttgctccagctcctcccaACTCCAGCTCGTCTGGGCAGCTGGATATGGCTGCGGGATCTACTGATCGTCGTACTGTCGGACGACCACGTCCTGTTTCGCTCATCCAAGAGCCAGGATCTCGTCCCGAGGACTACTATAGAGGTtatgaggatgatgagtaTGACCCGCGGCGATTCTACGACGAGAGTGTCGCTGCTCGGGGCTTTGGTCTCCGACCAGCTCAAACAGACGACCTTCAAGACCACCACGACCGCTACTGGGATCCAAGAGACGATCAAGGAAGGGAAGGCTCGGCTAGGAGAGATCACTCCAGGAGGATAGAAGCTCCCCCCAAGGAAGGACAGAGGTCTCACtccgatgaagagagagTATCTGACCGTGAAAGGGAAGACTATTATCGAGGCTATAAAGACAACCTCCGCGAGAGACTAGATGGACGAAGGGATGGGGATTCAGAAGACAATGACCGATCTCGAGCCCGAGACAAGGTTGCCGCTGGACTTGGGGCAGGAGCTgcggctactgctgctgtagctggCGCCATCGCGTCAAGCAacaagaaggaagagaagcccGAGCCAAGTGAGTCGCGCAGACGCCGAGGCTctgacgaggctgaggagcGCGACCGTGAGCGCGACCGTGAGCGGGAGcgggagagagaaagggagcgggagagagagagggagcgagagcgagagcgagagcaaaagcaaaagcgcGATGAGGACAAGGAGCGTCCAGTCGCCAAGGCTGATGATGCAAAGGCCGATGCAAAGGCCGACGCGGAGACTAAAGATCGAAGCAAACGAGACGCTGAAGCCAAGTCTAATGGCGATTCGGCAGCGATTGTGTCTTCTGATTCTGATGAAGGAAGAACAAAGTCGGCTCGCAGACATCGCCCTTCTCACAGCTTTAATCCCTACGACACTGGAGATTTGCGTCAAATCCGGGAGCAGCTTGCTGATAGTgagaaggacaaggctgAACCCAATGGTAAAGGCCGGTCATCTCCTCCTGCGAAGGAGGATCGACGCTCTGAGTCGCCCTCTAGGGAGGACAATCGCGGCCGCGACCTTGTTGTCGTCCGTTCTCCAGAGGAAAAGCAAGTTCGCGTTGTCTCGCCACCacatgagaagaaagaggacaAGCCCCTCAAAGGCATCCTCAAGCAGCCAAGCGCCAAGTTCCCGGAGGAGCCCAACCCAATCCGCGAAGGCGTAGCACCGCACAAGGAAGATaagaagctgaaagaagTCCCGTCGGGTGCTCGATGGACCAAGATCAACCGCAAGATTGTCAACCCAGAGGCTCTGGACATTGGCAAGGAGAGATATGAAATCCGCGATGACTTTGTTATTGTGCTCCGAGTCTTGAGTAAGGAGGAGATTCAGACTTATGCGAATGCCACGCAAGTCTTGAGAG AGCGGCGGCGAAACAAGGACTATACCGGCGAATATGAAGACAGCGACCGCGATCGAAGTGACCGTGATCGAGATCACCATGGTCGAGAGTACGATCGTGAGTAtgatgaaaaagaaattgataGAGACTACGGTCGAGAATATGACCGCGAGTACGAACGTGAGTATGAAGACGATAGGGGGCGGCGAGGAAGCCATCGCCACCGCCGTCATCGAGATGATGCGGATGGCGCGGATGTTCGTGAGCGTGATCAGGACCACGACCGTGACCGCGAGAGGCGGCGTCGACACAGGcgcgacgaagaagaagaatacgACTCCAGGCCAAGAGACGTGGagcaccatcatcaccacagGGCTCACCGAGAGATTTAG